A portion of the Brevundimonas pondensis genome contains these proteins:
- a CDS encoding thermonuclease family protein, whose translation MRFQTFAAALVLILLSAAWLTLNVDRGSAAADAPTPSWTRTPADADLPCRVAYVHDGDSLRCQDGARIRLHAVAARETDETCSPGHPCPAASGAAATQALKRLTEGRDLTCRSIGRSYDRITAICWTPEGTEVNCAMIRSGTTTIWPRYNRQTPICS comes from the coding sequence ATGCGTTTCCAGACCTTCGCCGCCGCCCTCGTCCTGATCCTGCTCTCGGCCGCCTGGCTGACTCTGAACGTTGATAGAGGGTCGGCCGCCGCCGACGCGCCGACGCCGTCCTGGACACGCACGCCCGCCGACGCGGACCTGCCGTGCCGGGTCGCCTATGTCCACGACGGCGACAGCCTGAGGTGTCAGGACGGCGCCCGCATCCGTCTGCACGCGGTGGCCGCGCGTGAAACGGACGAAACCTGCTCTCCCGGCCACCCCTGCCCCGCCGCCTCGGGCGCAGCGGCGACCCAGGCCCTCAAACGGCTGACCGAAGGCCGGGATCTGACCTGCCGATCCATCGGACGCAGCTACGACCGGATCACCGCCATCTGCTGGACTCCCGAGGGGACCGAGGTGAACTGCGCCATGATCCGCAGCGGCACGACCACGATCTGGCCCCGCTACAATCGTCAGACGCCGATCTGCAGCTGA
- a CDS encoding isopenicillin N synthase family dioxygenase, producing MKGYDADFQAFADALGASFARYGFAVIADHGLEQGLIDAAVSDAKAFFALPEDVKRQYHQPGTGGARGLTPFGVEAAKGAKAVDLKEFWHTGRELPQGHPYRQYMRDNVWPTEVAGFQEHVYGLYDGLDELGRRVLKAIARYLKLDDAYFEDKVQLGNSVLRLLHYPPIPADAEGVRAGAHEDINVITLLLGAEEAGLQLKDSDGEWLDIAPPPGALVVNIGDMLQRLVNHVLPSTTHRVVNPAPERRGFARYSTPFFLHFNPDFPIETLPSTITAENPDRYAGKTILAEDFLTERLKEIRLI from the coding sequence ATGAAGGGCTATGACGCCGACTTCCAGGCCTTCGCCGACGCCCTGGGCGCCTCCTTCGCCCGCTACGGCTTCGCCGTCATCGCCGACCACGGCCTGGAACAGGGTCTGATCGACGCCGCCGTTTCCGACGCCAAGGCCTTCTTCGCCCTGCCTGAGGACGTGAAGCGCCAGTATCATCAGCCAGGCACGGGCGGCGCGCGCGGCCTGACCCCCTTCGGCGTCGAAGCGGCCAAGGGCGCCAAGGCGGTGGACCTGAAGGAGTTCTGGCACACGGGCCGCGAACTGCCGCAAGGCCACCCTTATCGCCAGTACATGCGCGACAACGTCTGGCCGACCGAGGTCGCAGGCTTCCAGGAGCACGTCTACGGCCTGTACGACGGTCTGGACGAACTGGGCCGCCGCGTGCTGAAGGCCATCGCCCGCTATCTGAAGCTGGACGACGCCTATTTCGAGGACAAGGTCCAGCTGGGCAACAGCGTGCTGCGCCTGCTGCACTATCCGCCGATCCCGGCCGACGCCGAGGGCGTGCGCGCAGGCGCCCATGAGGACATCAACGTCATCACCCTGCTGCTGGGCGCCGAAGAAGCCGGGCTGCAGCTGAAGGATTCGGACGGCGAGTGGCTGGACATCGCCCCGCCGCCGGGGGCGCTGGTGGTCAACATCGGCGACATGCTGCAGCGCCTGGTCAACCACGTCCTGCCGTCGACGACGCACCGGGTGGTCAACCCGGCTCCCGAGCGTCGCGGCTTCGCCCGCTATTCGACGCCCTTCTTCCTGCACTTCAACCCGGACTTCCCGATCGAGACCCTGCCCTCGACCATCACCGCGGAAAATCCCGACCGCTATGCGGGCAAGACCATCCTGGCCGAGGACTTCCTGACCGAGCGGTTGAAGGAGATCCGCCTGATCTGA
- a CDS encoding pilus assembly protein TadG-related protein, whose amino-acid sequence MSGFSRLVHGARAFVARFAQATRGNVAMMFGLALPALVMITLGAVDIHQASKVKANLQDALDAAALAAARSKYTDDVNLNRIGLAALKANMPAYFSETSTDTASFVLQGNTIIADARVNVKVLVANIVLPPYGQLLDDYLPVGSHSEVLRASRDVEVAMALDITGSMDNCSKNCPPTSKIQDLRAAAKELIELVVQDQQSPFYSKVALVPYAAGVNVGVSADSVRGALDATSKSITAASWVTGTIRTVSAVNRNSSATITASSHGFANGDRVVMWNIDKMPAINGVAYQVTNASSSQFQLRLLNSSGAVTSTYLNTSGYNSFSGTAYVAKCVRTDCGLTLTASGHGLVANDYVRLADMGGMAQLNNGGYRVASQSGSQVILDTSRSLGLVKTVKGGNSYSSGGKLFNGRDGGQWRAYPAASGMVAVLGSSTCVSERAGAQAYTDSYPSVGSYVGRGYLDSSNPCPSVAVTPLSSSRVDLGKEIDKLEAGGSTAGQIGIAWAWYMISPNFSSLWGVNSRPAAYDPSKTLKVAILMTDGEFNTPFRSGVIAADAGSGSGGADTHINENATNGHPFEQSLALCQAMQDQGVVVYTVGFDLGTDVGGPGIDTALEMLRECATTPDRHFFEANSGTDLKEAFKAIGRDITRLRIAR is encoded by the coding sequence ATGAGCGGATTCAGCCGGCTGGTGCATGGCGCGCGCGCCTTCGTGGCGCGCTTCGCACAGGCCACGCGGGGCAATGTGGCCATGATGTTCGGACTGGCGTTGCCGGCTCTGGTCATGATCACCCTGGGGGCGGTGGATATCCATCAGGCTTCAAAGGTGAAGGCCAATCTGCAGGATGCGCTGGACGCTGCGGCTCTGGCCGCCGCGCGTTCGAAATATACCGACGACGTCAATCTGAACCGCATCGGTCTGGCTGCGCTCAAGGCCAACATGCCCGCCTATTTCAGCGAGACCAGCACTGACACGGCCAGCTTTGTCCTGCAGGGCAACACCATCATCGCCGACGCACGGGTGAACGTGAAGGTGCTGGTCGCCAACATCGTCCTGCCCCCCTACGGGCAGCTGCTGGACGACTATCTGCCGGTGGGAAGCCACTCCGAAGTGCTGCGCGCCTCGCGCGACGTCGAGGTGGCCATGGCGCTGGACATCACCGGTTCAATGGACAACTGCAGCAAGAACTGTCCGCCGACGTCCAAGATCCAGGACCTGAGGGCGGCAGCCAAGGAACTGATCGAACTGGTGGTTCAGGACCAGCAGTCACCCTTCTACTCCAAGGTGGCGCTGGTGCCCTACGCGGCCGGGGTGAACGTCGGCGTTTCAGCTGACAGCGTGCGCGGCGCGCTGGATGCGACGTCCAAGTCGATCACAGCGGCGTCCTGGGTAACGGGTACGATCCGGACCGTGTCGGCGGTGAACCGCAACAGTTCGGCCACCATCACCGCGTCGAGCCATGGGTTCGCCAACGGCGATCGCGTGGTCATGTGGAACATCGACAAGATGCCGGCGATCAACGGCGTGGCCTATCAGGTGACGAACGCCTCCAGCAGCCAGTTCCAGTTGCGTCTGCTGAACAGCAGCGGGGCCGTGACCTCCACCTATCTGAATACTTCGGGCTACAATTCCTTCTCTGGCACGGCCTATGTGGCCAAGTGCGTGCGGACGGATTGCGGACTGACCCTGACGGCGTCTGGTCACGGCCTAGTCGCCAATGACTATGTGCGGCTGGCCGACATGGGCGGGATGGCGCAGTTGAACAACGGCGGCTATCGCGTGGCCAGCCAGAGCGGCAGCCAGGTCATCCTCGACACGTCGCGCAGCCTGGGTCTGGTCAAGACCGTGAAGGGCGGGAATTCCTATTCCAGCGGCGGCAAGCTGTTCAACGGTCGGGACGGCGGCCAGTGGCGCGCCTATCCGGCGGCGTCCGGCATGGTGGCCGTGCTGGGTTCCAGCACCTGCGTCAGCGAACGCGCCGGCGCGCAGGCCTATACCGACTCCTACCCGAGTGTCGGCTCCTACGTCGGCCGCGGCTATCTGGACAGCAGCAATCCCTGCCCCAGCGTCGCCGTGACACCCTTGTCCAGCAGTCGCGTGGACCTGGGCAAGGAGATCGACAAGCTGGAAGCGGGCGGATCGACCGCGGGTCAGATCGGCATCGCCTGGGCCTGGTACATGATCTCACCGAACTTCAGTTCGCTTTGGGGCGTGAACAGTCGTCCCGCCGCCTATGATCCCAGCAAGACGCTGAAGGTCGCCATCCTGATGACGGACGGTGAGTTCAACACGCCCTTCCGTTCCGGAGTCATCGCCGCAGACGCCGGGTCCGGCAGCGGCGGCGCGGACACACACATCAATGAGAACGCGACCAATGGTCATCCGTTCGAGCAGTCGCTGGCCCTGTGTCAGGCGATGCAGGATCAGGGGGTGGTTGTTTACACTGTCGGCTTCGACCTGGGGACGGATGTCGGCGGCCCCGGCATCGACACCGCTCTGGAAATGCTCCGGGAATGCGCCACGACGCCGGATCGGCACTTCTTTGAGGCCAATAGCGGCACAGACCTGAAGGAGGCTTTCAAGGCCATCGGGCGCGACATCACCCGACTGCGCATCGCGCGCTGA
- the mtgA gene encoding monofunctional biosynthetic peptidoglycan transglycosylase, which yields MTRAKTRKRRPLLTLLLILALIPVGGVVLHRFVPPLFTILMVKQAVAGHGMDYRWRSLDHISPRLVEAVIAAEDARFCQHHGFDVEAIQKAMEANERAEQRGSDKRRGASTISQQTAKNVFLWPGRDWVRKGLEVGYTGLIEIGWGKRRIMEMYLNVAEWAPGVYGAEAASQHWFHKSAENLTAREAARLAAILPSPRRYRAADPGPYVRRRASRIQAAMGTVREAGLDRCVDR from the coding sequence ATGACCCGTGCGAAGACCCGCAAGCGGCGCCCGCTGCTGACCCTGCTGCTGATCCTGGCCCTGATCCCGGTCGGCGGGGTGGTGCTGCACCGCTTTGTCCCGCCCCTGTTCACCATCCTGATGGTCAAGCAGGCGGTTGCGGGCCACGGCATGGACTATCGCTGGCGCTCGCTGGATCACATCTCGCCGCGTCTGGTCGAGGCGGTGATCGCCGCCGAGGACGCCCGCTTCTGTCAGCACCACGGCTTTGACGTCGAGGCCATCCAGAAGGCGATGGAGGCCAACGAACGGGCCGAGCAGCGCGGCTCGGACAAGAGGCGCGGCGCCTCGACCATCAGCCAGCAGACGGCCAAGAACGTCTTCCTGTGGCCCGGCCGCGACTGGGTCCGCAAGGGGCTGGAGGTCGGCTACACCGGCCTGATCGAGATCGGCTGGGGCAAGCGGCGGATCATGGAGATGTACCTGAACGTCGCCGAATGGGCGCCGGGCGTCTATGGCGCCGAGGCCGCCTCACAGCACTGGTTCCACAAGAGCGCCGAAAATCTGACTGCGCGCGAGGCCGCCCGCCTGGCCGCCATCCTGCCCAGCCCGCGCCGCTACCGGGCCGCCGACCCCGGCCCCTATGTCCGGCGTCGCGCCAGCCGCATCCAGGCCGCCATGGGCACGGTGCGCGAGGCCGGACTGGACCGCTGCGTCGACCGCTAA
- a CDS encoding WD40 repeat domain-containing protein, with protein MPTFSFDAQVTAALFDKTGAIFALGDGSVRFENGARSEIHDGAILCAAVHPSGEGVVTGGDDGKVVWSREGESVVLATAKGQWIDAIDASAESGLIAFSAGRTLSVIDSKDVAFRRDFQHERTVSGVAFDPKGRRVATSTYGGAWLWYARIEQQQPVKMAWAGSHLAVGFSPDGAFVVTAMQDNQMHGWRLKDQKNMRMGGYPSKIKSFAFLAKGQLLATAGAQGVVLWPFIGANGPMGREATEIGFDESTLIAQVAAAPAHGRLAAGLEDGRVWWADPAGQGLDFIRKDKGAPIVALAMSSGAARVAWADEDGQAGVVSL; from the coding sequence ATGCCGACCTTCTCCTTCGACGCCCAGGTCACCGCCGCCCTGTTCGACAAGACGGGCGCGATCTTCGCCCTGGGCGACGGTTCGGTGCGTTTCGAGAACGGCGCCCGCAGCGAGATCCATGACGGGGCCATCCTGTGCGCTGCTGTCCACCCCTCGGGCGAGGGCGTCGTCACGGGCGGCGACGACGGCAAGGTGGTGTGGAGCCGCGAGGGCGAGAGCGTCGTCCTGGCCACGGCCAAGGGGCAGTGGATCGACGCCATCGACGCCTCGGCCGAAAGCGGCCTGATCGCCTTCTCGGCGGGGCGCACCCTGTCGGTGATCGACAGCAAGGACGTGGCCTTCCGTCGCGACTTTCAGCACGAGCGCACCGTTTCGGGCGTGGCCTTTGATCCCAAGGGGCGTCGCGTCGCGACCTCGACCTATGGCGGGGCCTGGCTGTGGTACGCGCGCATCGAGCAGCAGCAGCCGGTCAAGATGGCCTGGGCGGGCTCGCACCTGGCGGTGGGCTTCTCGCCCGACGGCGCCTTCGTCGTCACCGCCATGCAGGACAACCAGATGCACGGCTGGCGCCTGAAGGATCAGAAGAACATGCGGATGGGCGGCTATCCGTCCAAGATCAAGAGCTTCGCCTTCCTGGCCAAGGGGCAGCTTTTGGCCACCGCCGGCGCCCAAGGCGTGGTGCTTTGGCCCTTCATCGGCGCCAACGGCCCGATGGGCCGCGAGGCGACCGAGATCGGCTTCGACGAAAGCACCCTGATCGCCCAGGTCGCCGCCGCACCAGCGCACGGCCGCCTGGCCGCAGGGCTCGAGGACGGCCGCGTCTGGTGGGCTGATCCGGCAGGGCAGGGGCTGGACTTCATCAGGAAGGACAAGGGCGCGCCGATCGTCGCCCTGGCCATGAGTTCGGGCGCGGCGCGCGTCGCCTGGGCCGACGAGGACGGTCAGGCGGGCGTGGTCTCGCTCTGA
- a CDS encoding alpha/beta fold hydrolase — protein sequence MTLLLIPGFMADATLWDAMADDLAPFGPLVATDLSRGEDIETMAAAILADAPDRFVAVGFSMGGYVARELARIAPERVEALILIATSARGDTEELIRQRRSALKAAPKAFKGLSRPAIVSSLHPDLATDEAMIGRVRDMGLRLGGEVFHRQSAMARAGDLGRLDEIRQPTLIVAADADRLRGPDEAEELHQGIKGSTMVHVAHSGHMIPLEQPKALARVMTNWLSPLSQWERA from the coding sequence ATGACCCTGCTGCTCATCCCCGGCTTCATGGCCGACGCCACCCTGTGGGACGCCATGGCCGACGACCTGGCCCCCTTCGGGCCTCTGGTCGCCACCGACCTGAGCCGAGGCGAGGACATCGAGACCATGGCCGCCGCCATCCTGGCCGACGCGCCGGATCGCTTCGTCGCCGTGGGCTTTTCCATGGGCGGCTATGTGGCGCGCGAGCTGGCGCGGATCGCACCGGAACGGGTGGAGGCCCTGATCCTGATCGCCACCTCGGCGCGCGGCGACACCGAGGAACTGATCCGCCAGCGTCGCTCGGCCCTGAAGGCGGCGCCCAAGGCCTTCAAGGGCCTGAGCCGCCCGGCCATCGTCTCGTCCTTGCATCCTGATCTGGCGACGGATGAAGCGATGATCGGGCGGGTGCGCGACATGGGTTTGAGGCTGGGCGGCGAGGTCTTCCATCGCCAGTCGGCCATGGCGCGGGCCGGCGACCTGGGCCGACTGGACGAGATCCGTCAGCCGACGCTGATCGTGGCGGCGGACGCCGACCGCCTGCGCGGCCCAGACGAGGCCGAGGAACTGCATCAAGGGATCAAGGGCTCGACCATGGTCCACGTCGCGCACAGCGGCCACATGATCCCGCTGGAACAGCCCAAGGCGCTAGCCCGGGTAATGACGAACTGGCTGTCCCCCCTCTCCCAATGGGAGAGGGCTTGA
- a CDS encoding DUF2093 domain-containing protein, which translates to MNPPPRARVEAKLIYGTPEFEIVKGGDHVRCAVSGAVIPLDMLNYWSVELQEAYASGALMTQRWVETHK; encoded by the coding sequence ATGAACCCGCCCCCTCGCGCGCGGGTCGAGGCCAAACTGATCTACGGCACGCCCGAGTTCGAAATCGTCAAGGGCGGCGACCATGTGCGCTGCGCCGTCTCGGGCGCGGTCATCCCGCTGGACATGCTCAACTACTGGAGCGTGGAACTGCAGGAAGCCTACGCCTCGGGCGCTCTGATGACCCAGCGCTGGGTCGAAACGCATAAGTAG
- a CDS encoding CobW family GTP-binding protein gives MTQKTPVTVLTGYLGAGKTTLLNRILTEDHGKRYAVIVNEFGEIGIDNDLVVGADEDVFEMNNGCVCCTVRGDLIRVVSGLMKRQRPGKPAFDAIIVETTGLADPGPVAQTFFVDDEVKAKTQLDSVTALVDAKHVMARLDDSKEAREQVAFADRIILNKIDLVDEAQLAAVEARLRALNPLAPIVRAERSNVPLDQVLGLHAFDLERILEVKPDFVNPPHGAEGHVHDEHCGHAHHDHDHDHDHVHDEHCGHDHGHDHHDHGPRGHAHNDDIKGISLTLDRPLNGAKFTAWLDRLLGEQGQNILRAKGIIDVDGEDRRLVFQAVHMILEGDLQQPWGDKERRWSRAVFIGRDLNEAELKAGFEACAA, from the coding sequence ATGACCCAGAAGACACCCGTCACCGTCCTCACCGGCTACCTCGGCGCCGGCAAGACCACCCTCTTGAACCGCATCCTCACCGAGGACCACGGCAAGCGCTACGCCGTCATCGTCAACGAGTTCGGCGAGATCGGCATCGACAACGACCTGGTGGTCGGCGCCGACGAGGACGTGTTCGAGATGAACAACGGCTGCGTCTGCTGCACGGTGCGCGGCGACCTGATCCGGGTGGTCTCGGGCCTGATGAAGCGCCAGCGTCCCGGCAAGCCCGCCTTTGACGCCATCATCGTCGAAACCACGGGCCTGGCCGACCCCGGCCCGGTGGCCCAGACCTTCTTCGTCGACGACGAGGTCAAGGCCAAGACCCAGCTGGACAGCGTGACCGCCCTGGTCGACGCCAAGCACGTCATGGCGCGTCTGGATGACAGCAAGGAAGCGCGCGAGCAGGTCGCCTTCGCCGACCGCATCATCCTGAACAAGATCGACCTGGTGGACGAGGCCCAGCTGGCCGCCGTCGAAGCCCGCCTGCGCGCCCTCAACCCCCTGGCCCCCATCGTTCGCGCCGAGCGCTCGAACGTGCCGCTGGATCAGGTTCTGGGCCTGCACGCCTTCGATCTGGAGCGCATCCTCGAGGTCAAGCCGGACTTCGTGAACCCGCCCCACGGCGCCGAGGGCCACGTCCACGACGAACATTGCGGTCATGCCCATCACGACCACGACCACGATCATGACCATGTGCATGACGAGCATTGCGGTCATGACCACGGCCACGACCATCACGACCACGGCCCGCGCGGTCACGCCCACAACGACGACATCAAGGGCATCTCGCTGACGCTGGACCGGCCGCTGAACGGCGCCAAGTTCACCGCCTGGCTGGACCGCTTGCTGGGCGAGCAGGGCCAGAACATCCTGCGCGCCAAGGGCATCATCGACGTCGACGGCGAGGACCGCCGCCTGGTCTTCCAGGCCGTGCACATGATCCTGGAAGGCGACCTGCAGCAGCCCTGGGGCGACAAGGAACGTCGCTGGAGCCGCGCCGTCTTCATCGGCCGCGACCTGAACGAGGCCGAGCTCAAGGCCGGGTTCGAGGCCTGCGCGGCATGA
- a CDS encoding cation diffusion facilitator family transporter produces MAHDHAHDHSHAGHDHSHGHDHGHSHGIGGHHHGPVDTGDWRYAVGLIVNLAFVACEFGAGLWADSTALMADAGHNLSDVLGLAMAGGAAWLARRAAGPKRTYGYGKATVLAALGNALLLIFACGAIAFEAIRRLAEPAPVASGVIMVVAGIGFFINLGTALLFMKDQHKDLNVRGAYLHMMADAAVSLGVVVAGAVILLTGWAVIDALVSLGIVVVIMIGTWSLLKDSVNLALDAAPNGVEVDQVRDAFLALPGVSAVHDLHIWGLSTTDTALTAHLVHDRPDADALLIEAQGVARSRFGVSHTTFQLESGALPDCPSC; encoded by the coding sequence ATGGCGCACGATCACGCACACGACCACTCACACGCGGGCCATGACCATTCGCATGGTCATGACCACGGCCATTCCCACGGTATCGGCGGGCATCATCATGGGCCGGTGGACACGGGTGACTGGCGCTACGCCGTCGGCCTGATCGTCAACCTGGCCTTTGTAGCCTGCGAGTTCGGCGCCGGACTTTGGGCCGACTCGACCGCCCTGATGGCCGACGCGGGCCACAACCTGTCCGACGTCCTGGGCCTGGCCATGGCCGGCGGCGCGGCCTGGCTGGCCCGCCGCGCCGCCGGCCCCAAGCGCACCTATGGATATGGCAAGGCCACCGTTCTGGCCGCCCTGGGCAACGCCCTGCTGCTGATCTTCGCCTGCGGGGCCATCGCCTTTGAGGCCATCCGTCGTCTGGCCGAGCCGGCGCCGGTGGCGTCCGGCGTCATCATGGTGGTGGCGGGCATAGGTTTCTTCATCAACCTGGGCACGGCCCTGCTGTTCATGAAGGACCAGCACAAGGACCTGAACGTGCGCGGGGCCTATCTGCACATGATGGCGGATGCGGCGGTGTCGCTGGGCGTGGTCGTCGCCGGAGCCGTCATCCTGCTGACCGGTTGGGCTGTGATCGACGCCCTGGTCAGCCTGGGCATCGTGGTCGTCATCATGATCGGCACCTGGAGCCTGCTGAAGGACTCGGTCAATCTGGCGCTCGACGCCGCCCCGAACGGGGTCGAGGTGGATCAGGTTCGCGACGCCTTCCTGGCTCTGCCGGGCGTCAGCGCCGTGCACGACCTGCACATCTGGGGCCTGTCGACCACGGACACGGCCCTGACGGCGCATCTGGTCCACGACCGACCCGACGCCGATGCTCTTTTGATCGAGGCCCAGGGCGTGGCCCGCAGCCGCTTCGGCGTCAGCCATACCACCTTCCAGCTGGAAAGCGGCGCCCTGCCGGATTGCCCGAGCTGTTAA
- a CDS encoding Crp/Fnr family transcriptional regulator, producing the protein MALDRLVERLRSDPALARHVQGRRFEKGEVVFRQGDPSRDIHVLRGGLVKLSYLTHDGKEWIKSFIADAGVFGSRRSQIAGGTSAFSAACLEQSEVLILGYDRFRAAMAGDAELSALFLEMSEAMALKKEVREHDLLCLSAEARYRRFIAEQGDLAARLMQVDIARYLGVTPVALSRIRRRRAESASPLSTVTK; encoded by the coding sequence GTGGCCCTTGATCGTCTGGTAGAGCGGCTGAGGTCCGATCCGGCCCTGGCGCGTCATGTTCAGGGGCGCCGTTTCGAGAAGGGCGAGGTGGTGTTCCGGCAGGGCGATCCGTCGCGCGACATTCATGTTCTGCGGGGCGGGCTGGTGAAGCTGTCCTACCTGACCCACGACGGCAAGGAGTGGATCAAGAGCTTCATCGCCGACGCCGGAGTGTTCGGTTCACGGCGGTCGCAGATCGCGGGCGGGACCAGCGCCTTTTCCGCCGCCTGTCTTGAGCAGTCCGAAGTCTTGATCCTCGGCTATGACCGGTTCCGCGCAGCGATGGCGGGCGACGCCGAGCTTTCGGCGCTTTTTCTCGAGATGTCCGAGGCGATGGCGCTGAAGAAGGAGGTTCGCGAGCATGACCTTCTGTGTTTGTCCGCCGAGGCGCGGTATCGCCGCTTCATCGCCGAGCAGGGCGATCTGGCGGCGCGGTTGATGCAGGTGGACATCGCCCGCTACCTGGGCGTGACGCCTGTCGCGCTCAGCCGGATACGGCGACGGCGTGCAGAATCGGCGTCACCCCTCTCGACTGTTACAAAGTAA
- a CDS encoding SDR family oxidoreductase, producing MLSHPRKILLTGGTSGIGRHLVDRLCDAGHQLVVLGRSETALARLKAERPAVAAYRCDLSNQQDVQDAAALIWADHPDLSVLINNAGVQFTPQFHQAGFRFDSIGYETTVNFLAPVWLTALSLQGLLAHPDGGHVVNISSGLAFYPKTTSAVYCATKAALRSFSQSLRYQQEGGVRVIEVILPVVDTPMTQGRGKGKMPAATAADHIMKGLRRGRPEIYVGRARLIPLLAVLAPWLIRDILRHG from the coding sequence ATGTTATCCCACCCTCGCAAGATACTGCTGACCGGCGGAACCTCCGGTATCGGCCGTCACCTGGTCGACCGACTGTGCGACGCAGGACATCAACTGGTCGTCCTGGGCCGATCAGAGACGGCTCTGGCGAGACTGAAGGCCGAGCGCCCGGCGGTGGCCGCCTATCGTTGCGACCTGTCGAACCAGCAGGACGTCCAGGACGCGGCCGCATTGATCTGGGCCGACCATCCCGACCTTTCCGTCCTGATCAACAACGCCGGCGTGCAGTTCACCCCCCAGTTCCATCAAGCCGGCTTTCGCTTTGACAGCATCGGTTATGAGACCACGGTCAATTTCCTGGCCCCCGTCTGGCTGACCGCCCTCAGCCTGCAGGGCCTGCTGGCCCACCCCGACGGCGGCCATGTGGTCAATATCTCCTCGGGCCTGGCCTTCTATCCCAAGACAACCTCTGCGGTTTACTGCGCCACCAAGGCCGCGCTCCGCTCCTTTTCCCAGAGCCTGCGTTATCAGCAGGAAGGCGGCGTCAGGGTGATCGAGGTCATACTGCCCGTCGTCGATACGCCCATGACCCAAGGGCGCGGCAAGGGAAAGATGCCCGCCGCCACCGCCGCCGATCACATCATGAAAGGCCTCCGGCGAGGCCGCCCCGAAATCTATGTCGGCCGTGCGCGGCTGATTCCCCTTCTGGCCGTGCTGGCCCCCTGGCTTATCCGGGACATCCTGCGCCACGGCTGA
- the rpmA gene encoding 50S ribosomal protein L27 — translation MAHKKSGGSSRNGRDSESKRLGVKKYGGEKVLAGNILVRQRGTTFHPGDNVGLGRDHTLFATVNGSVKFTTKRGGRCYVSILAANDDAQAMAAE, via the coding sequence ATGGCTCACAAGAAATCCGGTGGTTCGTCGCGTAACGGTCGCGACTCCGAGTCGAAGCGCCTTGGCGTGAAGAAGTACGGCGGCGAGAAGGTTCTGGCCGGCAACATCCTCGTGCGTCAGCGCGGCACCACCTTCCACCCGGGCGACAACGTCGGCCTGGGCCGCGACCACACCCTGTTCGCCACGGTGAACGGTTCGGTGAAATTCACCACCAAACGTGGTGGTCGTTGTTACGTGTCGATTCTCGCGGCCAACGACGACGCTCAGGCCATGGCCGCCGAGTAA
- a CDS encoding GNAT family N-acetyltransferase, producing the protein MCVIETSPVVETRRLILRAPGAQDVTRIAALANDRDIARMTKRMPHPFKVEDAEDFVLHVAAQDPRRANTFVIEHEDLGPVGVIGLFESEDAVPEAGYWIGREFWGRGFATEALEGALVWASKRWKRRALVAGHFADNPASGRVLEKAGFLYTGETRPAFSQARGAIADTRMMVWLA; encoded by the coding sequence ATGTGCGTGATTGAAACTTCTCCCGTCGTCGAAACGCGGCGCCTCATCCTGCGTGCGCCCGGCGCCCAGGACGTGACCCGCATCGCCGCCCTGGCCAATGACCGCGACATCGCACGCATGACCAAGCGGATGCCCCACCCGTTCAAGGTGGAGGACGCCGAGGACTTCGTCCTGCACGTCGCGGCCCAGGACCCCAGGCGCGCCAACACCTTCGTCATCGAGCACGAGGACCTGGGACCGGTCGGCGTCATCGGCCTGTTCGAGAGCGAGGACGCCGTGCCCGAAGCTGGCTACTGGATCGGCCGCGAATTCTGGGGCCGGGGTTTCGCGACCGAGGCTCTGGAGGGGGCCCTGGTCTGGGCCTCGAAGCGCTGGAAGCGCCGCGCCCTGGTGGCCGGTCACTTCGCCGACAATCCCGCCTCGGGCCGCGTGCTCGAGAAGGCCGGCTTCCTCTACACCGGTGAGACCCGCCCCGCCTTCAGCCAGGCGCGCGGCGCGATCGCCGACACCCGAATGATGGTCTGGTTGGCCTGA